One segment of Streptomyces sp. XD-27 DNA contains the following:
- a CDS encoding ABC transporter ATP-binding protein has product MGGDTGGALLRLSGVSRTYGERQALHPLDLDVAGGTCTALFGHNGSGKSTLLRIAAGRDAPTTGQALFAGRPVHEDDPEVRARVAVVGDMVACYPDLTVREHLELVAVAHAVADADAWIDHVLADRRLSDHAAAVPGSLSSGQMQSLLLAAALVRPRDLLILDEPEQRLDPGARDRLAELLVAEKADGVAVLLATHQAELAEAVADRMVALEDGRVIAEGTPQQVLTRLGLRA; this is encoded by the coding sequence ATGGGCGGGGACACGGGGGGAGCGCTGCTGCGCCTGAGCGGGGTGAGCCGTACGTACGGCGAACGGCAGGCGCTGCACCCGCTGGACCTCGACGTGGCCGGTGGCACGTGCACAGCGCTGTTCGGCCACAACGGCTCCGGGAAGTCCACCCTGTTGCGCATCGCCGCGGGCCGCGACGCGCCCACCACCGGCCAGGCCCTGTTCGCGGGCCGCCCGGTCCACGAGGACGACCCCGAGGTCCGGGCCCGCGTCGCCGTCGTCGGCGACATGGTCGCCTGCTATCCGGACCTCACCGTCCGCGAACATCTCGAACTGGTCGCCGTCGCCCACGCGGTGGCCGACGCGGACGCCTGGATCGACCATGTGCTGGCCGACCGCCGGCTGTCCGACCACGCCGCCGCTGTGCCCGGATCCCTGTCGTCCGGACAGATGCAGTCCCTGCTGCTGGCCGCCGCGCTCGTCCGGCCACGGGACCTGCTCATCCTCGACGAACCGGAGCAGCGCCTGGACCCCGGAGCCCGCGACCGCCTGGCCGAACTGCTCGTGGCCGAGAAGGCCGACGGCGTCGCGGTGCTCCTCGCCACCCACCAGGCGGAACTCGCCGAAGCGGTCGCCGACCGCATGGTGGCCCTGGAAGACGGCCGGGTGATCGCCGAGGGCACCCCCCAGCAGGTACTGACCCGCCTGGGGCTGCGCGCATGA
- a CDS encoding pseudouridine synthase, protein MPVPFELEVLHRDENLLVVDKPHFLSTTPRGRHVTETALVRLRRDLGLRELSPAHRLDRLTAGVVMFVIRPEHRSTYQSLFQDRAVRKEYEAVARHDPGLTLPRTVRSRIVKERGVMAAREVAGPPNSESRVELVEHRGGLGRYRLRPVTGRTHQLRVHMNALGVPILGDPVYPVVGDPAPDDFSEPLQLLARELAFTDPVTGREHRFTSRRTLRSWPAPELPS, encoded by the coding sequence GTGCCGGTCCCCTTCGAGCTGGAGGTGCTCCACCGCGACGAGAACCTGCTGGTGGTGGACAAACCGCACTTCCTGTCCACCACGCCCCGTGGCCGCCACGTGACCGAGACCGCCCTGGTGCGGCTCCGCCGGGACCTGGGCCTGCGCGAGCTGAGCCCCGCCCACCGGCTGGACCGGCTCACCGCGGGCGTCGTGATGTTCGTGATCCGGCCGGAGCACCGCAGCACGTACCAGTCGCTGTTCCAGGACCGTGCGGTGCGCAAGGAGTACGAGGCCGTCGCTCGTCACGACCCCGGGCTGACGCTGCCGCGGACGGTGCGCAGCCGGATCGTCAAGGAGCGCGGAGTGATGGCCGCGCGGGAGGTGGCGGGCCCGCCCAACAGCGAGAGCCGCGTCGAGCTGGTCGAGCACCGGGGCGGGCTCGGCCGCTATCGGCTGCGCCCGGTGACCGGGCGCACCCATCAGCTGCGGGTGCACATGAACGCGCTCGGGGTACCGATCCTCGGCGATCCGGTCTACCCGGTGGTCGGCGATCCCGCCCCCGACGACTTCAGCGAACCGCTGCAGCTGCTCGCCCGGGAGCTGGCGTTCACCGACCCGGTCACCGGCCGCGAGCACCGGTTCACCAGTCGGCGCACCCTGCGGTCCTGGCCCGCCCCGGAATTGCCTAGTTGA
- a CDS encoding C40 family peptidase has translation MSAISRKTVLPRIPALISRTGQVSALTVATVTASLLVPGMSSDAQAATLGSKALKIAASKKGAPYSYGAAGPNRFDCSGLTLYSYKKAGKTLPRTAAAQYNKSRHVSSGSRKAGDLVFFHSGGSVYHVGIYAGKNQIWHSPKPGKSVRLERIWTRQVWYGRVN, from the coding sequence ATGTCCGCGATTTCTCGCAAGACCGTGCTTCCCCGTATACCCGCGCTCATATCCAGGACGGGTCAGGTCTCGGCGCTCACCGTGGCGACCGTCACCGCGTCCCTGCTGGTCCCGGGTATGAGCTCCGACGCACAGGCGGCGACCTTGGGATCCAAGGCGCTCAAGATCGCCGCATCGAAGAAGGGCGCACCCTACTCGTACGGGGCAGCGGGCCCCAACCGGTTCGACTGTTCCGGGCTGACGCTCTATTCCTACAAGAAGGCGGGCAAGACGCTGCCGCGTACGGCGGCCGCCCAGTACAACAAGTCCCGGCACGTATCCTCGGGTTCTCGTAAAGCCGGTGATCTGGTGTTCTTCCATTCCGGCGGCAGCGTCTACCACGTCGGGATCTACGCCGGAAAGAACCAGATCTGGCACTCGCCCAAGCCGGGGAAGTCCGTCCGGCTGGAAAGGATCTGGACCCGCCAGGTGTGGTACGGACGGGTCAACTAG
- the polX gene encoding DNA polymerase/3'-5' exonuclease PolX, with amino-acid sequence MVRPNDEVAALLQEYADLIAITGGDAFKARAYEKAARAIGGYHADVSTLDAKGLREIPNVGKSIADKVVEYLRTGHVSTIEEVRVAIPAGVRELMTIPMLGPKKAMALYEELRISSVDELLDALHEERLRDVKGFGKKTEENILHGIALMQKAGGRILLNAAMDVAEQVVSELSRVTGCEGCTYAGSLRRMKETIGDIDVLVAADRSAAFMDAFSGLPYTAEVIAHGEKKTSIRTTKGLQVDLRVLPPDSWGAGLQYFTGSKAHNIRVREMAVRHKLKLSEYGLFHAKSGRKITSQTEEEIYDRLGLPWIPPTLREDRGEVAAGLRGELPELVTEEDIRGDLHTHTDLTDGLAPLEEMVAAAAARGYAYYAVTDHAPDLVMQRMTDEKMLAQRERVRELDREHRRMRVLHGTELNIGPDGDVDWPGDFLEGFDVCVASVHSHFSQSREAQTRRLIRACENPYVAVIGHPTTRRIGKRPAIDADFDAVFEACARTGTALEVNAHPERLDLGDEEILRAKRYGVKFAVNSDAHATPHLAYMRYGVGTAQRGWLTPDDVINTWPLQRLRRFLREGRNRSLHQADSTRS; translated from the coding sequence ATGGTGCGGCCCAATGACGAGGTCGCGGCCCTGCTCCAGGAGTACGCCGACCTCATCGCGATCACCGGCGGCGACGCCTTCAAGGCGCGCGCCTACGAGAAGGCCGCCCGCGCGATCGGCGGCTACCACGCCGACGTCTCCACACTCGACGCCAAGGGCCTGCGCGAGATCCCGAACGTGGGGAAGTCGATCGCCGACAAGGTCGTGGAGTACCTGCGCACCGGCCACGTGTCCACGATCGAGGAAGTCAGGGTCGCGATCCCGGCCGGGGTCCGCGAGCTGATGACCATCCCCATGCTGGGCCCCAAGAAGGCCATGGCGCTCTACGAGGAGCTGCGCATCTCCTCCGTGGACGAGCTGCTCGACGCCCTCCACGAGGAGCGGCTGCGCGACGTCAAGGGCTTCGGGAAGAAGACCGAGGAGAACATCCTGCACGGCATCGCCCTCATGCAGAAGGCGGGCGGCCGCATCCTCCTCAACGCCGCCATGGACGTCGCCGAGCAGGTCGTCTCCGAGCTGTCGCGGGTCACCGGGTGCGAAGGCTGCACGTACGCCGGATCGCTGCGCCGTATGAAGGAGACCATCGGGGACATCGACGTCCTCGTCGCCGCCGACCGGTCGGCGGCGTTCATGGACGCGTTCAGCGGTCTGCCGTACACCGCCGAGGTCATCGCGCACGGCGAGAAGAAGACCTCCATCCGCACCACCAAAGGGCTCCAGGTGGACCTGCGGGTGCTGCCCCCCGACTCATGGGGCGCGGGCCTGCAGTACTTCACGGGCAGTAAGGCGCACAACATCCGGGTCCGCGAGATGGCGGTGCGCCACAAGCTCAAGCTGTCCGAGTACGGCCTGTTCCACGCCAAGAGCGGAAGGAAGATCACCTCGCAGACCGAGGAGGAGATCTACGACCGGCTCGGCCTGCCCTGGATCCCGCCGACCCTGCGCGAGGACCGCGGCGAGGTGGCCGCCGGGCTGCGCGGCGAACTCCCCGAGCTGGTCACCGAGGAGGACATCCGCGGCGACCTGCACACGCACACCGACCTCACCGACGGCCTCGCCCCGCTGGAGGAGATGGTCGCGGCCGCGGCGGCCCGCGGCTACGCGTACTACGCCGTCACCGACCACGCCCCGGACCTCGTCATGCAGCGGATGACCGACGAGAAGATGCTCGCCCAGCGCGAGCGGGTGCGGGAACTGGACCGCGAGCACCGCCGGATGCGGGTGCTGCACGGCACCGAGCTCAACATCGGCCCCGACGGGGACGTGGACTGGCCCGGCGACTTCCTCGAAGGCTTCGACGTGTGCGTGGCCTCGGTGCACTCGCACTTCAGCCAGAGCCGGGAGGCGCAGACCCGGCGGCTCATACGGGCCTGCGAGAACCCGTACGTCGCGGTCATCGGCCATCCGACCACCCGGCGGATCGGCAAGCGGCCCGCCATCGACGCCGACTTCGACGCGGTGTTCGAGGCGTGCGCCAGAACCGGCACGGCGCTGGAGGTCAACGCCCATCCGGAACGGCTCGACCTGGGCGACGAGGAGATCCTGCGCGCCAAGCGGTACGGGGTGAAGTTCGCGGTGAACTCCGACGCCCACGCCACCCCCCATCTGGCGTACATGCGCTACGGCGTGGGCACCGCGCAGCGGGGCTGGCTCACCCCCGACGACGTCATCAACACCTGGCCGCTCCAGCGGCTGCGCCGCTTCCTGCGCGAGGGCCGGAATCGATCACTCCACCAGGCGGATTCCACTCGTTCGTGA
- a CDS encoding alpha/beta fold hydrolase — MTADARLIQVGDIELWTEEFGDPAHPPVLLIMGSMTQGLLWPDEFVGRLAAAGYRVIRYDHRDVGRSTARDFETYPYTWAALKDDALGLLDALGIDRAHLVGHSAGGLIAQWIAAEHPERVPTLTVIGSSPLGGREAQVLIRALTGEPQEAGSLPEPRPEFTEFFRTAMAAPPPADRAAAIDFQIEMARVLNGTALPFDEDAQRRLEERLFDRARDPRAAVNHRLAGMADPEVEPVGALGRVQAPTLVVEGTCEPVKPGHGRLIAEAIPGARLLTVPDMGHMIAPEAVAPVAAALVDHLSAAAPPSPAAHRR, encoded by the coding sequence ATGACTGCTGACGCGCGGCTGATCCAGGTAGGCGACATCGAGCTGTGGACCGAGGAGTTCGGCGACCCCGCCCACCCCCCGGTCCTGCTCATCATGGGCTCGATGACCCAGGGCCTGCTGTGGCCCGACGAGTTCGTGGGGCGGCTGGCGGCCGCCGGGTACCGGGTCATCCGCTACGACCACCGGGACGTCGGCCGCTCGACGGCCCGCGACTTCGAGACCTACCCGTACACCTGGGCCGCGCTCAAGGACGACGCCCTGGGGCTGCTCGACGCCCTCGGCATCGACCGCGCCCACCTCGTCGGCCACTCCGCGGGCGGACTGATCGCCCAGTGGATCGCCGCCGAGCACCCCGAGCGGGTGCCCACGCTCACCGTGATCGGGTCCTCGCCGCTCGGCGGCCGCGAGGCGCAGGTGCTGATCCGGGCCCTGACGGGCGAGCCGCAGGAGGCGGGCAGCCTGCCGGAGCCGAGGCCGGAGTTCACCGAGTTCTTCCGGACGGCGATGGCCGCCCCGCCGCCCGCCGACCGCGCCGCGGCGATCGACTTCCAGATCGAGATGGCCAGGGTGCTGAACGGCACCGCCCTGCCGTTCGACGAGGACGCCCAGCGCCGCCTCGAAGAGCGGCTCTTCGACCGCGCCCGCGACCCCCGCGCGGCGGTCAACCACCGCCTCGCCGGAATGGCCGACCCCGAGGTCGAACCCGTCGGCGCCCTGGGGCGGGTGCAGGCACCCACTCTCGTGGTCGAGGGCACCTGCGAACCGGTCAAGCCGGGCCACGGCCGCCTCATCGCCGAGGCGATCCCCGGCGCCCGCCTCCTGACGGTCCCGGACATGGGCCACATGATCGCGCCGGAGGCCGTGGCGCCGGTCGCCGCGGCCCTGGTCGACCACCTGTCGGCGGCGGCCCCGCCGTCGCCGGCAGCGCACCGACGGTGA
- a CDS encoding LuxR family transcriptional regulator, which yields MDELAGRHRERATLEDFLTGVRSGAGRVLAVRGEPGVGKSALLRYAVAGAAPARVLRATGAEPESGLAFAALHQLLRPVAELADALPAAQRDAVRAALGLTAPAAAQDRFLVSAGVLSLLAEAARPHGLVCVVDDFHWVDRASADALLFAGRRLDTDAVGLLIATRDTADARHALRGLPDLRLAGLDAAEAALALAAWTAVEPAQQVADRLTAATGGNPLAMLETAELLTAGQLTGREPLPDPLPLGDGVHAVYGEQIARLPDDTRRALLVAALDGRGEPGVVLAAAARLGAPPEAVHAAEAAGLVEVAADAVGFRHPLVRSAVHAAAGPADRRAAHAALAAVLDETGDADRRARHRAAAALGPDEDVAADLAAAADRARTRGGYADAADALTRAARLTPDPRTRARRLTDAAVTAWLGGRPGQAQTALAAAAEATRDPAVRTELAQLRGRFELTAGDAAEALRIFLAAADGAATRARGADPGASVGADPGAGADSGAGSAGADGTAAVRAERADRAGLGDRAGLGDRADAVAHATEAGEPVAEYGREAEPCAARPAAAPDAARHAAAPAEAHRQALRQAVSLLADAAEAAAYVGDTDAAVRIGRRAEELDGPWDPATAFLRDMLVGAGALQGGDAPRGVPLLRRALAGVRGDEDDAATLLWAAKAASLLGEGDAAADYAARAGGVARVSGMTGTLPVVLENAATAERMNSRFALSAALSTEGLALARASGAANSAAAHLANLAVCAAVSGREDDCHEHAHQALAIAIPHRLGLRAGIASYALGVLDLALGRFRQAHERFTALTAAGPGAGHPVVVWGSVADRAEAAVAAGDRAAARAAVDFLARWSAHAASPRSRALLARCRALAAGDDDAAVALLRDALGLLAADSGAGYDRARTALLLGERLRRDRRAAEARPHLRQAAEAFRRMGAEPWERRALGELRAAGETADRPAPDALAALTAQELRIARLVAEGASNKEVAARLFLSPRTVEYHLYKLYPKLGITSRTELARLVQRTAP from the coding sequence ATGGACGAACTCGCCGGGCGGCACCGCGAACGCGCCACGCTGGAGGACTTCCTCACCGGGGTACGGTCCGGAGCCGGCCGGGTGCTCGCGGTGCGCGGCGAGCCCGGCGTGGGCAAGTCCGCGCTGCTGCGGTACGCCGTGGCCGGGGCGGCCCCGGCCCGGGTGCTGCGGGCCACCGGGGCCGAACCCGAGAGCGGACTGGCTTTCGCGGCGCTGCACCAGCTCCTGCGTCCGGTGGCCGAGCTCGCCGACGCCCTGCCCGCCGCCCAGCGCGACGCGGTGCGCGCCGCCCTCGGCCTGACGGCCCCGGCGGCCGCGCAGGACCGGTTCCTCGTGTCGGCCGGTGTGCTGTCGCTTCTGGCCGAGGCCGCGCGACCGCACGGCCTGGTGTGCGTGGTCGACGACTTCCACTGGGTGGACCGGGCCTCCGCCGACGCGCTGCTGTTCGCCGGGCGCCGCCTGGACACCGACGCGGTGGGGCTGCTGATCGCCACGCGCGACACGGCGGACGCCCGGCACGCGTTGCGCGGCCTGCCCGATCTGCGGCTCGCCGGACTGGACGCGGCGGAGGCGGCCCTGGCACTGGCCGCGTGGACCGCGGTGGAACCGGCGCAGCAGGTCGCCGACCGGCTCACGGCCGCCACCGGCGGCAACCCGCTCGCCATGCTGGAGACCGCCGAACTCCTGACGGCCGGACAGCTGACGGGCCGTGAGCCGCTGCCCGACCCGCTGCCGCTGGGCGACGGCGTCCACGCGGTCTACGGCGAGCAGATCGCCCGGCTGCCGGACGACACCCGGCGGGCGCTGCTGGTCGCCGCGCTCGACGGGCGCGGCGAGCCGGGGGTGGTGCTCGCGGCGGCGGCCCGGCTCGGCGCACCGCCCGAGGCCGTACACGCGGCGGAGGCGGCCGGGCTGGTGGAGGTGGCGGCCGACGCCGTCGGCTTCCGGCATCCGCTCGTCCGCTCCGCCGTGCACGCCGCGGCCGGCCCCGCGGACCGCCGTGCCGCCCACGCGGCGCTGGCCGCGGTGCTGGACGAGACGGGCGACGCCGACCGGCGCGCCCGGCACCGGGCCGCGGCCGCCCTCGGCCCGGACGAGGACGTCGCGGCGGACCTGGCCGCGGCGGCGGACCGCGCCCGCACCCGGGGCGGCTACGCGGACGCGGCGGACGCCCTGACCCGCGCCGCCCGGCTGACCCCGGACCCCCGGACCCGAGCCCGCCGCCTGACGGACGCGGCCGTCACCGCCTGGCTCGGCGGCCGCCCCGGCCAGGCCCAGACCGCCCTGGCCGCCGCCGCGGAGGCGACCCGGGACCCCGCCGTACGCACCGAACTCGCGCAGCTGCGCGGCCGCTTCGAACTGACCGCGGGCGATGCCGCCGAGGCCCTGCGGATCTTCCTGGCGGCGGCGGACGGGGCGGCGACGCGGGCGCGGGGCGCTGATCCGGGTGCGAGTGTGGGCGCTGATCCGGGTGCGGGTGCGGATTCGGGTGCGGGTTCGGCGGGCGCGGACGGGACGGCGGCGGTCCGAGCCGAGCGCGCTGACCGCGCCGGGCTCGGCGACCGTGCCGGGCTCGGCGACCGTGCCGACGCGGTCGCCCATGCCACCGAGGCCGGGGAACCCGTGGCGGAGTACGGCCGGGAGGCCGAGCCCTGCGCGGCCCGGCCCGCCGCCGCCCCGGACGCGGCCCGGCACGCCGCCGCCCCGGCCGAAGCGCACCGCCAAGCGCTCCGGCAGGCCGTCTCGCTGCTCGCCGATGCCGCCGAAGCCGCCGCGTACGTCGGCGACACCGACGCCGCCGTACGGATCGGCCGCCGCGCCGAGGAGCTGGACGGGCCGTGGGACCCCGCGACCGCGTTTCTGCGGGACATGCTGGTCGGAGCCGGAGCGTTGCAGGGCGGGGACGCCCCGCGCGGGGTGCCGCTGCTGCGGCGGGCGCTCGCCGGCGTCCGGGGCGACGAGGACGACGCGGCCACCCTGCTGTGGGCGGCGAAAGCGGCCAGTCTGCTGGGTGAGGGCGACGCCGCCGCGGACTACGCCGCGCGGGCCGGAGGCGTGGCCCGGGTGTCCGGGATGACCGGCACCCTCCCCGTCGTCCTGGAGAACGCGGCCACCGCCGAGCGCATGAACAGCCGGTTCGCGCTCAGCGCCGCGCTGTCCACCGAAGGCCTCGCCCTGGCCCGCGCGTCGGGAGCCGCCAACTCCGCCGCCGCGCACCTGGCCAACCTCGCGGTCTGCGCCGCCGTCAGCGGCCGCGAGGACGACTGCCACGAGCACGCCCACCAGGCGCTGGCCATCGCGATCCCGCACCGGCTCGGGCTGCGGGCCGGCATCGCCTCCTACGCGCTCGGCGTACTGGACCTGGCCCTGGGCCGGTTCCGGCAGGCCCACGAGCGGTTCACCGCGCTGACCGCCGCGGGCCCCGGCGCCGGGCACCCCGTCGTCGTATGGGGCTCGGTGGCGGACCGGGCGGAGGCCGCCGTCGCCGCGGGCGACCGGGCCGCCGCCCGCGCCGCCGTCGACTTCCTCGCCCGCTGGTCGGCGCATGCCGCGTCGCCGCGCTCCCGCGCGCTCCTCGCCCGCTGCCGGGCGCTCGCCGCCGGGGACGACGACGCGGCCGTGGCCCTGCTCCGCGACGCGCTCGGGCTGCTCGCCGCCGACAGCGGCGCCGGGTACGACCGCGCCCGTACCGCGCTCCTCCTCGGCGAGCGGCTGCGCCGCGACCGGCGGGCCGCCGAGGCCCGCCCGCACCTGCGGCAGGCCGCGGAGGCGTTCCGGCGGATGGGCGCCGAGCCGTGGGAACGCCGGGCCCTGGGAGAGCTGCGGGCCGCGGGCGAGACCGCCGACCGGCCCGCGCCGGACGCCCTGGCCGCCCTCACCGCGCAGGAGCTGCGCATCGCCCGGCTGGTCGCCGAGGGCGCGTCCAACAAGGAGGTCGCCGCCCGGCTCTTCCTCAGCCCCCGCACCGTCGAATACCACCTGTACAAGCTGTATCCGAAGCTCGGGATCACCTCGCGCACCGAGCTGGCCCGCCTCGTACAGCGCACCGCCCCGTAG
- a CDS encoding FAD/NAD(P)-binding protein, giving the protein MRGRRTAARPAGGRAGRSGPEAGAGTAYATQDPRHRLNVPAGNMSCYPDDAGHFLRWLVRHGDPRATATDFVPRGRFGGYLADALADAAVRARGAAALRHVRARATGCSWAGARAALALSDGSVLHADAAVLATGPLTGRGGWVPGALRRSPRFVADAWAPGALDGPLACDRDVLLVGTGLTAVDVALSLDRLGRTVHAVSRTGALPRPHAATPLPPVAPPEPLEGLPLRQLRCRVYRHVRRTVRSHGDWRPALDGLRPLTARLWGTLTPEERDEFLARDRSLWNIHRHRMAPATAEAVAGLRRARRLTVSAGQVASVAQADVASQTGAVSDRADSAAADLCVTLDDGRVLRVGWVVDCTGPETHPARSGDPLHRGLLEAGLAAPGPLGIGYATDADGRLLGPGGDARAPLWTLGAHRRGELWESTAIPEIRVQAARVAEVLVDRPAAAARGAAHPEPAGPMGLPPATYAAAAARGAAVRPDADR; this is encoded by the coding sequence GTGCGAGGCCGCCGCACGGCGGCCCGCCCGGCTGGAGGTCGTGCTGGTCGATCCGGCCCGGAGGCCGGCGCGGGGACCGCGTACGCGACACAGGACCCGCGGCACCGGCTCAACGTCCCGGCGGGCAACATGAGTTGCTACCCGGACGACGCCGGCCACTTCCTGCGCTGGCTCGTCCGCCACGGCGACCCCCGCGCGACCGCCACCGACTTCGTGCCGCGCGGGCGCTTCGGCGGCTATCTGGCGGACGCGCTCGCGGACGCGGCGGTACGGGCCCGTGGTGCGGCGGCGCTGCGGCACGTACGGGCGCGGGCCACCGGCTGCTCGTGGGCCGGTGCCCGAGCGGCGCTGGCGCTGTCCGACGGCTCCGTCCTGCACGCCGACGCCGCCGTCCTGGCCACGGGTCCGCTGACCGGCCGCGGCGGCTGGGTGCCCGGCGCGCTGCGCCGCTCCCCTCGGTTCGTGGCCGACGCGTGGGCGCCCGGCGCGCTCGACGGGCCGCTGGCCTGCGACCGCGACGTCCTCCTGGTCGGGACCGGCCTGACCGCGGTGGACGTGGCGCTCTCCCTCGACCGGCTCGGCCGCACCGTGCACGCCGTCTCCCGCACCGGCGCCCTCCCCCGGCCGCACGCCGCCACGCCGCTGCCTCCGGTGGCTCCTCCCGAGCCGCTGGAGGGACTGCCGCTGCGTCAGCTGCGGTGCCGCGTGTACCGGCATGTCCGCCGTACGGTGCGCAGCCACGGCGACTGGCGGCCCGCGCTGGACGGGCTGCGCCCGCTGACCGCCCGCCTCTGGGGCACCCTGACGCCCGAGGAGCGGGACGAGTTCCTGGCCAGGGACCGGTCGCTGTGGAACATCCACCGGCACCGCATGGCGCCCGCGACCGCGGAGGCGGTGGCCGGACTCAGGCGGGCGCGGCGACTGACCGTGTCCGCCGGCCAGGTCGCGTCCGTGGCCCAGGCAGACGTCGCGTCGCAGACCGGCGCCGTGAGCGACCGCGCGGACTCGGCGGCGGCGGACCTGTGCGTGACGCTGGACGACGGCCGGGTGCTGCGGGTCGGCTGGGTGGTGGACTGCACGGGCCCCGAGACCCACCCCGCCCGGTCCGGCGATCCGCTGCACCGCGGACTGCTGGAGGCCGGGCTCGCCGCCCCCGGCCCGCTCGGCATCGGCTACGCCACCGATGCCGACGGGCGGCTCCTCGGGCCCGGTGGCGACGCACGGGCACCGCTGTGGACCCTGGGCGCGCACCGGCGCGGCGAGTTGTGGGAGAGCACGGCGATCCCCGAGATCCGGGTGCAGGCCGCGCGCGTCGCGGAGGTCCTCGTCGACCGGCCGGCCGCCGCGGCCCGCGGCGCGGCCCACCCCGAGCCCGCCGGTCCGATGGGGCTGCCGCCGGCCACGTACGCGGCAGCGGCCGCCCGCGGGGCAGCGGTCCGGCCGGATGCCGACCGGTGA
- a CDS encoding beta-phosphoglucomutase family hydrolase, whose amino-acid sequence MTDLSPRLPDGITACLFDLDGVLTRTAVVHAAAWQATFDAFLRRREGAGFRPFDPVADYDEYVDGRPRADGVRTFLASRGIRLPEGSAGDPPESDTVQGLGNRKNALLLRMIRDKGVAAYPGSVRFLEAVRAARLRTAVVSSSANCKDVVAAAGLEPYLEVRVDGVVAAERGLPGKPHPDTFLEAARMLGVRPAQAAVFEDALAGMDAGRSGHFGYVVGVDRTGQARALRAHGADIVVTDLADLLEDIRDHA is encoded by the coding sequence ATGACGGATCTCTCGCCCCGCCTCCCGGACGGCATCACGGCCTGCCTGTTCGACCTCGACGGCGTGCTGACCCGGACCGCCGTCGTGCACGCCGCGGCGTGGCAGGCGACGTTCGACGCGTTCCTGCGCCGCCGGGAGGGAGCGGGCTTCCGTCCGTTCGACCCCGTGGCCGACTACGACGAGTACGTGGACGGCAGGCCCCGCGCCGACGGCGTGCGCACCTTCCTCGCCTCGCGCGGGATCCGGCTCCCCGAGGGCTCGGCCGGCGACCCGCCGGAGAGCGACACCGTCCAGGGGCTCGGCAACCGCAAGAACGCGCTGCTGCTGCGGATGATCCGCGACAAGGGCGTCGCGGCGTATCCGGGCTCCGTGCGCTTCCTGGAGGCGGTCCGCGCGGCACGGCTGCGCACCGCTGTGGTCTCCTCCAGCGCCAACTGCAAGGACGTGGTCGCCGCCGCGGGCCTGGAGCCGTATCTGGAGGTCCGGGTGGACGGCGTGGTCGCCGCCGAGCGCGGGCTCCCCGGCAAGCCGCACCCCGACACCTTCCTGGAGGCCGCCCGCATGCTGGGGGTCCGCCCGGCCCAGGCCGCCGTCTTCGAGGACGCGCTGGCCGGCATGGACGCCGGACGGTCCGGGCACTTCGGGTACGTCGTCGGGGTCGACCGGACCGGTCAGGCGCGAGCCCTGCGCGCGCACGGCGCCGACATCGTCGTGACGGACCTCGCCGACCTGCTGGAGGACATCCGTGATCACGCATGA